One genomic segment of Ricinus communis isolate WT05 ecotype wild-type chromosome 5, ASM1957865v1, whole genome shotgun sequence includes these proteins:
- the LOC8284237 gene encoding homeobox-leucine zipper protein MERISTEM L1 isoform X1, with protein sequence MFQPALFESHHMFDMTPKSSENELGNLKDDDYDHETKSGTETTEAPSGDDQDPNQRPKKKRYHRHTQRQIQEMEAFFKECPHPDDKQRKELSRELGLEPLQVKFWFQNKRTQMKAQHERQENSILKAENEKLRAENNRYKEALSNASCPNCGGPATLGEISFDEQHLRIENARLREEIDRLSGIAAKYIGKPISSLSHLSSHLPSRSLDLGVSNFGTQSGYVGEMYGATDFLRSITGPTEAEKPMIVELAVAAMEELMRMAQAGDPLWVPGENSTTEVLNEEEYLRAFPRGIGPRPLGLRSEASRESAVVIMNHVNLVEILMDVNQWSTVFCSIVSRAMTLEILSTGVAGNYNGALQVMTAEFQVPSPLVPTRENYFVRYCKQHVDGTWAVVDVSLDNLRPSPIARSRRRLSGCVIQDLPNGYSKVTWIEHIEVDDRSVHSLYRPLINSGLAFGAKRWVAILDRQCERLASSMAINIPAGDLCVITSPEGRKSMLKLAERMVMSFCSGVGASTAHAWTTLSATGSDDVRVMTRKSMDDPGRPPGIVLCAATSFWLPVPPKRVFQFLSDENHRSEWDILSNGGQVEEMAHIANGRDPGNCVSLLRVISANSSQSNMLTLQESCTDSTGSYVIYAPVDIAAMNIVLSGGDPDYVALLPSGFAILPDGPGFSPGIILDVGSGGALVTVAFQILVDSIPTAKLSLGSVATVNNLIKCTVERIKAAVTCETA encoded by the exons ATGTTTCAACCAGCCTTGTTTGAGAGTCACCATATGTTCGATATGACGCCCAAGAGCTCTGAAAATGAATTAGGGAATCTTAAAGATGATGATTATGATCATGAAACCAAATCAGGCACTGAGACCACTGAAGCTCCTTCAGGAGATGATCAAGATCCTAACCAACGTCCTAAAAAGAAACGTTACCACCGCCATACCCAGCGCCAAATCCAGGAAATGGAAGC TTTCTTCAAGGAATGCCCTCATCCTGACGATAAGCAACGAAAGGAACTGAGCCGTGAATTAGGGTTAGAGCCATTGCAAGTAAAATTTTGGTTTCAGAACAAGCGCACACAAATGAAG GCTCAACATGAACGACAAGAGAATTCAATTCTGAAGGCTGAAAATGAGAAACTTCGTGCAGAGAACAATAGGTACAAGGAAGCCTTAAGTAATGCCTCATGCCCTAATTGCGGTGGACCAGCAACCCTTGGTGAAATTTCCTTTGATGAGCAACATTTGAGGATCGAGAATGCTCGTTTAAGAGAAGAG ATTGATAGGTTATCTGGAATTGCAGCCAAATATATTGGCAAACCCATATCTTCTTTGTCCCATCTTTCGTCTCATTTACCTTCACGATCTCTTGACCTTGGAGTTAGCAATTTCGGAACGCAATCGGGCTATGTAGGAGAAATGTATGGAGCTACTGATTTTCTAAGATCAATCACTGGGCCTACTGAAGCAGAGAAGCCAATGATTGTTGAACTTGCTGTTGCAGCAATGGAAGAACTAATGAGAATGGCTCAAGCAGGAGACCCATTGTGGGTTCCTGGTGAGAACAGTACTACTGAGGTGCTTAACGAGGAAGAATATTTAAGAGCTTTCCCTAGAGGAATTGGGCCAAGGCCTTTGGGATTAAGATCGGAAGCTTCAAGGGAATCAGCAGTTGTTATCATGAATCATGTTAATCTTGTCGAGATTCTAATGGATGTG AATCAGTGGTCTACTGTGTTCTGTAGTATTGTATCAAGAGCAATGACTCTAGAAATCCTATCGACAGGAGTGGCTGGGAACTACAATGGAGCCTTACAAGTG ATGACAGCAGAATTCCAAGTCCCTTCACCATTGGTTCCAACCCGTGAAAATTACTTTGTGAGGTACTGTAAGCAGCATGTAGATGGAACTTGGGCAGTGGTTGATGTTTCCTTAGACAATTTACGGCCTAGTCCAATAGCAAGGAGTAGAAGAAGGCTATCAGGTTGTGTGATTCAAGACTTGCCAAATGGTTACTCAAAG GTGACATGGATAGAGCACATCGAAGTGGATGATAGATCTGTCCACAGTTTATACAGGCCACTAATTAATTCGGGTTTAGCTTTCGGTGCAAAACGTTGGGTGGCTATCTTAGATCGACAATGCGAACGTCTGGCAAGTTCCATGGCGATCAATATTCCAGCAGGAGATTTATGTG TGATTACCAGCCCAGAAGGGAGGAAGAGTATGTTGAAGCTAGCTGAAAGAATGGTAATGAGCTTTTGCTCCGGTGTTGGTGCTTCAACTGCACACGCGTGGACAACGTTATCTGCAACAGGTTCTGATGATGTAAGGGTCATGACTAGAAAGAGTATGGATGATCCAGGCAGGCCTCCTGGTATTGTGCTTTGCGCTGCAACTTCTTTCTGGCTTCCAGTTCCTCCGAAGAGAGTATTTCAGTTCCTAAGTGATGAGAACCATCGAAGTGAG TGGGATATCCTTTCAAACGGTGGTCAAGTCGAGGAAATGGCTCACATTGCTAATGGGCGCGATCCGGGAAACTGTGTATCTTTACTCCGTGTCATT AGTGCAAATTCAAGTCAAAGCAACATGCTGACACTACAAGAGAGCTGCACCGACTCCACTGGCTCATATGTTATCTATGCACCAGTGGATATTGCTGCCATGAATATAGTCCTGAGCGGTGGGGATCCAGATTATGTTGCTCTACTTCCTTCAGGTTTTGCTATACTTCCTGATGGACCTGGATTCAGCCCTGGAATAATTCTTGATGTTGGGTCCGGCGGTGCTCTTGTCACTGTTGCATTTCAAATCCTGGTGGATTCAATTCCAACTGCAAAACTCTCTCTTGGATCAGTGGCGACAGTGAACAATCTAATTAAGTGCACAGTTGAAAGGATCAAAGCAGCAGTTACATGCGAGACTGCATGA
- the LOC112534765 gene encoding uncharacterized protein LOC112534765 — translation MEGKRRSYRGLKICCGITAILTVIIAVVLVILYFTVFKPKEPNVITRSVALENIKVAWPQLFLNITLGVGVIIDNKNYGGFKYSNSTAYVSYRGNVIGEAPVPADTVPARKKHDTSTSVTIFANKLFEDDNFLHDFLIVGILNFTAASTLHGKASFLDLFKVEATIFTTCDISLFVVPQHAQSFCKSKVSF, via the coding sequence ATGGAAGGCAAAAGAAGGTCATATCGTGGCCTAAAAATCTGTTGTGGTATCACTGCTATTCTCACAGTCATAATAGCAGTAGTTCTTGTCATCCTCTACTTCACAGTCTTTAAGCCTAAAGAACCTAACGTTATCACTCGATCAGTTGCCTTGGAAAACATCAAGGTAGCGTGGCCACAGCTCTTTCTAAACATTACATTAGGTGTTGGAGTTATAATTGATAACAAAAATTATGGAGGATTCAAGTATAGTAACAGTACAGCCTACGTCAGTTATAGAGGAAATGTAATAGGTGAAGCTCCAGTTCCTGCTGATACAGTTCCAGCTCGAAAGAAGCATGATACGAGTACTTCTGTCACTATATTTGCTAATAAGTTGTTCGAAGATGATAATTTCTTGCACGACTTTCTTATAGTTGGGATCTTGAACTTTACTGCAGCTTCAACGTTGCATGGAAAAGCAAGCTTCTTAGATTTGTTCAAGGTAGAAGCTACCATTTTCACCACTTGTGACATCTCTCTATTTGTTGTGCCGCAACATGCTCAATCCTTCTGCAAGTCCAAGGTCAGCTTTTGA
- the LOC8284237 gene encoding homeobox-leucine zipper protein MERISTEM L1 isoform X3: MFQPALFESHHMFDMTPKSSENELGNLKDDDYDHETKSGTETTEAPSGDDQDPNQRPKKKRYHRHTQRQIQEMEAFFKECPHPDDKQRKELSRELGLEPLQVKFWFQNKRTQMKAQHERQENSILKAENEKLRAENNRYKEALSNASCPNCGGPATLGEISFDEQHLRIENARLREEIDRLSGIAAKYIGKPISSLSHLSSHLPSRSLDLGVSNFGTQSGYVGEMYGATDFLRSITGPTEAEKPMIVELAVAAMEELMRMAQAGDPLWVPGENSTTEVLNEEEYLRAFPRGIGPRPLGLRSEASRESAVVIMNHVNLVEILMDVNQWSTVFCSIVSRAMTLEILSTGVAGNYNGALQVMTAEFQVPSPLVPTRENYFVRYCKQHVDGTWAVVDVSLDNLRPSPIARSRRRLSGCVIQDLPNGYSKVTWIEHIEVDDRSVHSLYRPLINSGLAFGAKRWVAILDRQCERLASSMAINIPAGDLCVITSPEGRKSMLKLAERMVMSFCSGVGASTAHAWTTLSATGSDDVRVMTRKSMDDPGRPPGIVLCAATSFWLPVPPKRVFQFLSDENHRSEWDILSNGGQVEEMAHIANGRDPGNCVSLLRVIVSCRNYVYECLCIYLLPN; this comes from the exons ATGTTTCAACCAGCCTTGTTTGAGAGTCACCATATGTTCGATATGACGCCCAAGAGCTCTGAAAATGAATTAGGGAATCTTAAAGATGATGATTATGATCATGAAACCAAATCAGGCACTGAGACCACTGAAGCTCCTTCAGGAGATGATCAAGATCCTAACCAACGTCCTAAAAAGAAACGTTACCACCGCCATACCCAGCGCCAAATCCAGGAAATGGAAGC TTTCTTCAAGGAATGCCCTCATCCTGACGATAAGCAACGAAAGGAACTGAGCCGTGAATTAGGGTTAGAGCCATTGCAAGTAAAATTTTGGTTTCAGAACAAGCGCACACAAATGAAG GCTCAACATGAACGACAAGAGAATTCAATTCTGAAGGCTGAAAATGAGAAACTTCGTGCAGAGAACAATAGGTACAAGGAAGCCTTAAGTAATGCCTCATGCCCTAATTGCGGTGGACCAGCAACCCTTGGTGAAATTTCCTTTGATGAGCAACATTTGAGGATCGAGAATGCTCGTTTAAGAGAAGAG ATTGATAGGTTATCTGGAATTGCAGCCAAATATATTGGCAAACCCATATCTTCTTTGTCCCATCTTTCGTCTCATTTACCTTCACGATCTCTTGACCTTGGAGTTAGCAATTTCGGAACGCAATCGGGCTATGTAGGAGAAATGTATGGAGCTACTGATTTTCTAAGATCAATCACTGGGCCTACTGAAGCAGAGAAGCCAATGATTGTTGAACTTGCTGTTGCAGCAATGGAAGAACTAATGAGAATGGCTCAAGCAGGAGACCCATTGTGGGTTCCTGGTGAGAACAGTACTACTGAGGTGCTTAACGAGGAAGAATATTTAAGAGCTTTCCCTAGAGGAATTGGGCCAAGGCCTTTGGGATTAAGATCGGAAGCTTCAAGGGAATCAGCAGTTGTTATCATGAATCATGTTAATCTTGTCGAGATTCTAATGGATGTG AATCAGTGGTCTACTGTGTTCTGTAGTATTGTATCAAGAGCAATGACTCTAGAAATCCTATCGACAGGAGTGGCTGGGAACTACAATGGAGCCTTACAAGTG ATGACAGCAGAATTCCAAGTCCCTTCACCATTGGTTCCAACCCGTGAAAATTACTTTGTGAGGTACTGTAAGCAGCATGTAGATGGAACTTGGGCAGTGGTTGATGTTTCCTTAGACAATTTACGGCCTAGTCCAATAGCAAGGAGTAGAAGAAGGCTATCAGGTTGTGTGATTCAAGACTTGCCAAATGGTTACTCAAAG GTGACATGGATAGAGCACATCGAAGTGGATGATAGATCTGTCCACAGTTTATACAGGCCACTAATTAATTCGGGTTTAGCTTTCGGTGCAAAACGTTGGGTGGCTATCTTAGATCGACAATGCGAACGTCTGGCAAGTTCCATGGCGATCAATATTCCAGCAGGAGATTTATGTG TGATTACCAGCCCAGAAGGGAGGAAGAGTATGTTGAAGCTAGCTGAAAGAATGGTAATGAGCTTTTGCTCCGGTGTTGGTGCTTCAACTGCACACGCGTGGACAACGTTATCTGCAACAGGTTCTGATGATGTAAGGGTCATGACTAGAAAGAGTATGGATGATCCAGGCAGGCCTCCTGGTATTGTGCTTTGCGCTGCAACTTCTTTCTGGCTTCCAGTTCCTCCGAAGAGAGTATTTCAGTTCCTAAGTGATGAGAACCATCGAAGTGAG TGGGATATCCTTTCAAACGGTGGTCAAGTCGAGGAAATGGCTCACATTGCTAATGGGCGCGATCCGGGAAACTGTGTATCTTTACTCCGTGTCATTGTAAGTTGCAGAAATTATGTGTATGAGTGTTTGTGCATATATCTGCTTCCAAATTAG
- the LOC8284237 gene encoding homeobox-leucine zipper protein MERISTEM L1 isoform X2: MFDMTPKSSENELGNLKDDDYDHETKSGTETTEAPSGDDQDPNQRPKKKRYHRHTQRQIQEMEAFFKECPHPDDKQRKELSRELGLEPLQVKFWFQNKRTQMKAQHERQENSILKAENEKLRAENNRYKEALSNASCPNCGGPATLGEISFDEQHLRIENARLREEIDRLSGIAAKYIGKPISSLSHLSSHLPSRSLDLGVSNFGTQSGYVGEMYGATDFLRSITGPTEAEKPMIVELAVAAMEELMRMAQAGDPLWVPGENSTTEVLNEEEYLRAFPRGIGPRPLGLRSEASRESAVVIMNHVNLVEILMDVNQWSTVFCSIVSRAMTLEILSTGVAGNYNGALQVMTAEFQVPSPLVPTRENYFVRYCKQHVDGTWAVVDVSLDNLRPSPIARSRRRLSGCVIQDLPNGYSKVTWIEHIEVDDRSVHSLYRPLINSGLAFGAKRWVAILDRQCERLASSMAINIPAGDLCVITSPEGRKSMLKLAERMVMSFCSGVGASTAHAWTTLSATGSDDVRVMTRKSMDDPGRPPGIVLCAATSFWLPVPPKRVFQFLSDENHRSEWDILSNGGQVEEMAHIANGRDPGNCVSLLRVISANSSQSNMLTLQESCTDSTGSYVIYAPVDIAAMNIVLSGGDPDYVALLPSGFAILPDGPGFSPGIILDVGSGGALVTVAFQILVDSIPTAKLSLGSVATVNNLIKCTVERIKAAVTCETA; encoded by the exons ATGTTCGATATGACGCCCAAGAGCTCTGAAAATGAATTAGGGAATCTTAAAGATGATGATTATGATCATGAAACCAAATCAGGCACTGAGACCACTGAAGCTCCTTCAGGAGATGATCAAGATCCTAACCAACGTCCTAAAAAGAAACGTTACCACCGCCATACCCAGCGCCAAATCCAGGAAATGGAAGC TTTCTTCAAGGAATGCCCTCATCCTGACGATAAGCAACGAAAGGAACTGAGCCGTGAATTAGGGTTAGAGCCATTGCAAGTAAAATTTTGGTTTCAGAACAAGCGCACACAAATGAAG GCTCAACATGAACGACAAGAGAATTCAATTCTGAAGGCTGAAAATGAGAAACTTCGTGCAGAGAACAATAGGTACAAGGAAGCCTTAAGTAATGCCTCATGCCCTAATTGCGGTGGACCAGCAACCCTTGGTGAAATTTCCTTTGATGAGCAACATTTGAGGATCGAGAATGCTCGTTTAAGAGAAGAG ATTGATAGGTTATCTGGAATTGCAGCCAAATATATTGGCAAACCCATATCTTCTTTGTCCCATCTTTCGTCTCATTTACCTTCACGATCTCTTGACCTTGGAGTTAGCAATTTCGGAACGCAATCGGGCTATGTAGGAGAAATGTATGGAGCTACTGATTTTCTAAGATCAATCACTGGGCCTACTGAAGCAGAGAAGCCAATGATTGTTGAACTTGCTGTTGCAGCAATGGAAGAACTAATGAGAATGGCTCAAGCAGGAGACCCATTGTGGGTTCCTGGTGAGAACAGTACTACTGAGGTGCTTAACGAGGAAGAATATTTAAGAGCTTTCCCTAGAGGAATTGGGCCAAGGCCTTTGGGATTAAGATCGGAAGCTTCAAGGGAATCAGCAGTTGTTATCATGAATCATGTTAATCTTGTCGAGATTCTAATGGATGTG AATCAGTGGTCTACTGTGTTCTGTAGTATTGTATCAAGAGCAATGACTCTAGAAATCCTATCGACAGGAGTGGCTGGGAACTACAATGGAGCCTTACAAGTG ATGACAGCAGAATTCCAAGTCCCTTCACCATTGGTTCCAACCCGTGAAAATTACTTTGTGAGGTACTGTAAGCAGCATGTAGATGGAACTTGGGCAGTGGTTGATGTTTCCTTAGACAATTTACGGCCTAGTCCAATAGCAAGGAGTAGAAGAAGGCTATCAGGTTGTGTGATTCAAGACTTGCCAAATGGTTACTCAAAG GTGACATGGATAGAGCACATCGAAGTGGATGATAGATCTGTCCACAGTTTATACAGGCCACTAATTAATTCGGGTTTAGCTTTCGGTGCAAAACGTTGGGTGGCTATCTTAGATCGACAATGCGAACGTCTGGCAAGTTCCATGGCGATCAATATTCCAGCAGGAGATTTATGTG TGATTACCAGCCCAGAAGGGAGGAAGAGTATGTTGAAGCTAGCTGAAAGAATGGTAATGAGCTTTTGCTCCGGTGTTGGTGCTTCAACTGCACACGCGTGGACAACGTTATCTGCAACAGGTTCTGATGATGTAAGGGTCATGACTAGAAAGAGTATGGATGATCCAGGCAGGCCTCCTGGTATTGTGCTTTGCGCTGCAACTTCTTTCTGGCTTCCAGTTCCTCCGAAGAGAGTATTTCAGTTCCTAAGTGATGAGAACCATCGAAGTGAG TGGGATATCCTTTCAAACGGTGGTCAAGTCGAGGAAATGGCTCACATTGCTAATGGGCGCGATCCGGGAAACTGTGTATCTTTACTCCGTGTCATT AGTGCAAATTCAAGTCAAAGCAACATGCTGACACTACAAGAGAGCTGCACCGACTCCACTGGCTCATATGTTATCTATGCACCAGTGGATATTGCTGCCATGAATATAGTCCTGAGCGGTGGGGATCCAGATTATGTTGCTCTACTTCCTTCAGGTTTTGCTATACTTCCTGATGGACCTGGATTCAGCCCTGGAATAATTCTTGATGTTGGGTCCGGCGGTGCTCTTGTCACTGTTGCATTTCAAATCCTGGTGGATTCAATTCCAACTGCAAAACTCTCTCTTGGATCAGTGGCGACAGTGAACAATCTAATTAAGTGCACAGTTGAAAGGATCAAAGCAGCAGTTACATGCGAGACTGCATGA